A stretch of the Camarhynchus parvulus chromosome 4, STF_HiC, whole genome shotgun sequence genome encodes the following:
- the LOC115903113 gene encoding serum albumin-like isoform X1: MKWLTLISFIFFLSSARSRNLQRIARDAEHKSPIAHRFNDLKEETFKAVAMITFAQYLQRCSYDGLSKLVKDVVDLAHKCVANEDAPECSKPLPSVFLDEICQVDKLRDSYGDMADCCGKADPERNQCFLSFKVQHPDFVQPYQRPAADVICNEYKDHRVQLLGNFVYSVARRNPFLHAPAILGLAAEYENALKSCCSESDIGACLDAKAAVIKERAKKIDVKQQHGCRVLNKYGERTFQASKLVRVSQKYPKAPFAELVKMVHDVKDVYKECCDGDMVECVDDWSELVASLCSKQDVFSSKLKPCCELPAVERTKCIMEAEFDDKPDNLPSLVEKYIQDKEVCKSYEANHDAFLSEFVYEYSRRHPELSTQLVMRITKGYETLLDKCCKTDNPAECYGNAQEELNKHVKETEDVVKTNCELFNTHGEADFLKGILVRYTKKMPQVSSETLLEIGKKMTAVGSKCCNLPEDKRMSCSEHYLSIIIEDMCKRQESTPINEQVSQCCNELYSYKRPCFTAMGVDTKYVPPAFDPMMFNFDEKLCTAPPAEREAGQLKMLVNLIKRKPQMTEEQIKTIGGSFTAMVEKCCKQADVEGCLGEEGAALIVQSRAILGIGV; encoded by the exons ATGAAGTGGTTaacattaatttcatttattttcttcctgagctctgccagaTCCAGGAATCTGCAAAGAATTGCACGAGATGCAG AGCACAAGAGCCCAATTGCCCACCGCTTCAACGACCTGAAGGAAGAGACATTTAAGGCAGT TGCCATGATCACATTTGCTCAGTACCTGCAGAGATGCTCCTACGATGGACTGTCTAAGCTGGTGAAGGATGTGGTTGACCTGGCACATAAGTGTGTTGCCAACGAGGATGCTCCCGAGTGCTCAAAACCACTG CCCTCTGTTTTCCTGGATGAAATCTGCCAAGTGGACAAGCTCCGTGACTCATATGGTGACATGGCTGACTGCTGTGGTAAAGCTGATCCCGAAAGAAACCAGTGCTTCCTGTCCTTCAAAGTGCAGCACCCAGACTTTGTCCAGCCCTACCAGAGACCAGCTGCTGATGTCATCTGCAACGAGTACAAGGACCACCGcgtgcagctcctgggaaa TTTTGTCTACTCTGTTGCAAGAAGAAACCCCTTCCTGCACGCCCCAGCGATCCTGGGCCTGGCTGCTGAGTATGAAAATGCACTtaaaagctgctgctcagagagcgATATTGGTGCTTGCTTGGATGCAAAG GCAGCTGTCATCAAGGAAAGAGCCAAGAAGATAGATGTAAAGCAGCAGCACGGATGCAGGGTCCTCAACAAGTATGGTGAGAGGACTTTCCAAGCAAG TAAACTCGTTCGTGTGAGCCAGAAATACCCCAAGGCTCCCTTTGCAGAACTGGTTAAGATGGTCCACGATGTGAAGGATGTCTACAAAGAGTGCTGCGATGGAGACATGGTGGAGTGCGTGGATGACTGG TCAGAGCTCGTGGCCTCTCTGTGCTCTAAACAAGATGTTTTCTCAAGTAAACTGAAGCCCTGCTGCGAGCTGCCAGCTGTGGAAAGGACCAAGTGCATCATGGAGGCAGAGTTTGATGACAAACCTGACAACCTTCCTTCACTAGTTGAAAAATACATTCAAGATAAGGAAGTGTGTAAAAGCTATGAGGCAAACCATGATGCATTCCTGTCAGA GTTTGTTTATGAATATTCACGAAGACACCCTGAGCTCTCCACACAGCTGGTTATGAGGATTACCAAGGGATATGAAACACTCCTGGATAAGTGCTGCAAGACAGACAACCCTGCTGAGTGCTACGGGAACGCT CAAGAGGAACTGAACAAGCATGTCAAGGAAACTGAGGATGTGGTGAAGACCAACTGTGAGCTGTTCAATACCCACGGCGAGGCAGACTTCCTTAAAGG AATTCTGGTCCGCTACACCAAGAAAATGCCTCAGGTATCAAGTGAGACCTTGCTTGAAATCGGGAAGAAAATGACAGCGGTTGGCAGCAAGTGCTGCAATCTCCCTGAGGACAAACGCATGTCTTGCTCTGAGCACTAC ctgagcaTCATCATTGAAGACATGTGCAAGAGGCAGGAGAGCACCCCCATCAATGAGCAGGTTTCCCAGTGCTGCAACGAGCTCTACTCGTACAAGAGGCCATGTTTCACTGCCATGGGCGTAGACACCAAATACGTGCCGCCAGCCTTCGACCCCATGATGTTCAACTTCGATGAGAAGCTGTGCACTGCTCCTCCGGCTGAGCGCGAAGCAGGGCAGCTCAA AATGCTCGTCAACCTCATCAAGCGCAAGCCCCAGATGACAGAAGAACAAATAAAGACAATTGGTGGGAGTTTCACTGCCATGGTGGAAAAGTGCTGCAAGCAGGCAGATGTTGAGGGGTGCCTTGGAGAAGAG GGTGCTGCCCTAATAGTCCAGAGCAGAGCCATATTAGGAATTGGTGTTTAA
- the LOC115903113 gene encoding serum albumin-like isoform X2, protein MITFAQYLQRCSYDGLSKLVKDVVDLAHKCVANEDAPECSKPLPSVFLDEICQVDKLRDSYGDMADCCGKADPERNQCFLSFKVQHPDFVQPYQRPAADVICNEYKDHRVQLLGNFVYSVARRNPFLHAPAILGLAAEYENALKSCCSESDIGACLDAKAAVIKERAKKIDVKQQHGCRVLNKYGERTFQASKLVRVSQKYPKAPFAELVKMVHDVKDVYKECCDGDMVECVDDWSELVASLCSKQDVFSSKLKPCCELPAVERTKCIMEAEFDDKPDNLPSLVEKYIQDKEVCKSYEANHDAFLSEFVYEYSRRHPELSTQLVMRITKGYETLLDKCCKTDNPAECYGNAQEELNKHVKETEDVVKTNCELFNTHGEADFLKGILVRYTKKMPQVSSETLLEIGKKMTAVGSKCCNLPEDKRMSCSEHYLSIIIEDMCKRQESTPINEQVSQCCNELYSYKRPCFTAMGVDTKYVPPAFDPMMFNFDEKLCTAPPAEREAGQLKMLVNLIKRKPQMTEEQIKTIGGSFTAMVEKCCKQADVEGCLGEEGAALIVQSRAILGIGV, encoded by the exons ATGATCACATTTGCTCAGTACCTGCAGAGATGCTCCTACGATGGACTGTCTAAGCTGGTGAAGGATGTGGTTGACCTGGCACATAAGTGTGTTGCCAACGAGGATGCTCCCGAGTGCTCAAAACCACTG CCCTCTGTTTTCCTGGATGAAATCTGCCAAGTGGACAAGCTCCGTGACTCATATGGTGACATGGCTGACTGCTGTGGTAAAGCTGATCCCGAAAGAAACCAGTGCTTCCTGTCCTTCAAAGTGCAGCACCCAGACTTTGTCCAGCCCTACCAGAGACCAGCTGCTGATGTCATCTGCAACGAGTACAAGGACCACCGcgtgcagctcctgggaaa TTTTGTCTACTCTGTTGCAAGAAGAAACCCCTTCCTGCACGCCCCAGCGATCCTGGGCCTGGCTGCTGAGTATGAAAATGCACTtaaaagctgctgctcagagagcgATATTGGTGCTTGCTTGGATGCAAAG GCAGCTGTCATCAAGGAAAGAGCCAAGAAGATAGATGTAAAGCAGCAGCACGGATGCAGGGTCCTCAACAAGTATGGTGAGAGGACTTTCCAAGCAAG TAAACTCGTTCGTGTGAGCCAGAAATACCCCAAGGCTCCCTTTGCAGAACTGGTTAAGATGGTCCACGATGTGAAGGATGTCTACAAAGAGTGCTGCGATGGAGACATGGTGGAGTGCGTGGATGACTGG TCAGAGCTCGTGGCCTCTCTGTGCTCTAAACAAGATGTTTTCTCAAGTAAACTGAAGCCCTGCTGCGAGCTGCCAGCTGTGGAAAGGACCAAGTGCATCATGGAGGCAGAGTTTGATGACAAACCTGACAACCTTCCTTCACTAGTTGAAAAATACATTCAAGATAAGGAAGTGTGTAAAAGCTATGAGGCAAACCATGATGCATTCCTGTCAGA GTTTGTTTATGAATATTCACGAAGACACCCTGAGCTCTCCACACAGCTGGTTATGAGGATTACCAAGGGATATGAAACACTCCTGGATAAGTGCTGCAAGACAGACAACCCTGCTGAGTGCTACGGGAACGCT CAAGAGGAACTGAACAAGCATGTCAAGGAAACTGAGGATGTGGTGAAGACCAACTGTGAGCTGTTCAATACCCACGGCGAGGCAGACTTCCTTAAAGG AATTCTGGTCCGCTACACCAAGAAAATGCCTCAGGTATCAAGTGAGACCTTGCTTGAAATCGGGAAGAAAATGACAGCGGTTGGCAGCAAGTGCTGCAATCTCCCTGAGGACAAACGCATGTCTTGCTCTGAGCACTAC ctgagcaTCATCATTGAAGACATGTGCAAGAGGCAGGAGAGCACCCCCATCAATGAGCAGGTTTCCCAGTGCTGCAACGAGCTCTACTCGTACAAGAGGCCATGTTTCACTGCCATGGGCGTAGACACCAAATACGTGCCGCCAGCCTTCGACCCCATGATGTTCAACTTCGATGAGAAGCTGTGCACTGCTCCTCCGGCTGAGCGCGAAGCAGGGCAGCTCAA AATGCTCGTCAACCTCATCAAGCGCAAGCCCCAGATGACAGAAGAACAAATAAAGACAATTGGTGGGAGTTTCACTGCCATGGTGGAAAAGTGCTGCAAGCAGGCAGATGTTGAGGGGTGCCTTGGAGAAGAG GGTGCTGCCCTAATAGTCCAGAGCAGAGCCATATTAGGAATTGGTGTTTAA
- the LOC115903708 gene encoding ras association domain-containing protein 6-like, translating into MKKVTMKAQHLPSVFINEEKFVTREHLSYLLKNYNSYYSDQENLQLTYNQQEGSTPFIEGILSIFWGVWHPIRLKIQDEKQIPSFVTLKSTENVGFFPGKRGMTRWGEFADLHHISGDTLKSTEEQADLEQSYPRYESHTLRSRREQELDCATLPRSSSDAAAVRRRTKLPTITRTEVETHRFSINGHFYNHETSVFTPAFGSETKIRINSQMRSRQVIEQLLRKFKIENSLHEFALYIIHASGDSIINTDYTQSGVFRKFGSSGYTREKRLIQQHLRSRSVQKTETTV; encoded by the exons ATGAAGAAAGTGACTATGAAGGCACAGCATCTGCCTTCTGTTTTCATCAATGAAGAGAAGTTCGTAACCAG AGAGCACCTCAGTTATCTTCTGAAGAATTATAACTCTTACTATTCAGATCAAGAGAATCTGCAACTGACATATAATCAG CAGGAAGGAAGCACCCCCTTCATTGAAGGAATCCTCTCAATATTCTGGGGTGTGTGGCATCCTATCAGATTAAAGATTCAGGATGAGAAGCAGATACCCTCTTTTGTAACCCTGAAGTCAACAGAGAATGTGGGCTTTTTCCCCGGTAAAAG GGGAATGACTCGCTGGGGAGAGTTTGCTGACCTCCATCACATCAGCGGGGATACACTGAAATCTACTGAGGAGCAGGCAGACCTCGAGCAAA GTTATCCACGCTATGAAAGTCACACTCTCAGgtccaggagggagcaggagctcgACTGTGCCACCCTGCCCCGCAGCAGCAGCGATGCCGCGGCCGTGCGCAGGAGGACCAAGCTCCCCACCATCACCAGGACAGAAGTAGAAACTCACAGGTTCTCTATCAATGGCCACTTCTACAACCACGAG ACATCAGTTTTCACTCCGGCTTTTGGGTCAGAAACCAAAATAAGAATCAACAGCCAGATGAGGAGCAGACAAGTGATAGAGCAGTTGCTTCGGAAGTTTAAG atagAAAACAGCCTCCATGAATTTGCACTTTACATTATCCATGCATCTGGAG ATTCCATAATTAATACTGACTACACACAGAGTGGGGTCTTCAGAAAATTTGGATCCTCAGG gTACACACGAGAGAAGAGGCTGATCCAGCAGCACCTGCGCAGTCGGAGCGTTCAGAAAACAGAGACCACGGTGTGA
- the LOC115903709 gene encoding uncharacterized protein LOC115903709 — translation MLKAELGAARAASGTVSATSSARCARGAAGGRARGETDRRPLWLPEHRGHPQNTAGAALPAQPQQSPGTSRAGSGRRARIPGGGAALARRSVSARGRAAGSRPHTAAPRSRTRRRPLPAAVPGPKPIRSRAGSRSRAPSRSRCRLHPPDEGEAAPPGTPRQTPAGPERPIPAPAVASIARLRSASSRHRSRSGHRVQAGLCPVLTPISTPVRPRAATLPPGQREAAPPCERAPAGLGLTAPSPVATPPQRSGLRAVPATLGRGSRSAGRGSRDSGTGGGATACGHGMLQQDRDGGRGCRCRALLGSAEVPGVAACPLSGGWRRHRARDRFQARDGRGHGALPGAGSRPFPGAGSRSRRVGPGPRRAPSGGDGARCERGAPAWPRDSGAGGGAGTGVRSGAGRHRGRGQLRCAGRAWLRCAGPQGGCAGRGRGDLEPGNQLGRHLLTQSTVRTGAPCAGSAGPPSVMSGKPEPRRCGALCCTAMGGPAERVRPRVGTPARAGAPGSGPLGFISARHPEPRGCEGRRRAGNGERE, via the exons atgctgaaggcagagctgggagcgGCCCGTGCTGCAAGCGGCACGGTCAGTGCCACCTCCTCGGCCAGGTGCGCTCGTGGGGCCGCCGGAGGACGGGCACGTGGAGAGACAGACAGGCGGCCGCTCTGGCTTCCGGAACACCGGGGGCACCCGCAAAACACCGCTGGCGCCGCTCTcccggcacagccccagcagagccccggCACCTCGCGAGCGGGCTCGGGGCGCCGGGCCCGGATCCCCGGCGGGGGCGCCGCGCTCGCACGGCGCTCCGTGTCCGCCAGAGGGCGCGCTGCGGGGTCCCGGCCCCACACGGCGGCTCCGCGATCCCGCACCCGGCGGCGCCCTCTGCCCGCGGCCGTCCCGGGCCCGAAACCGATCCGGTCCCGGGCCGGATCCCGATCCCGGGCCCCATCCAGATCCCGATGCCGCCTCCATCCTCCCGACGAGGGAGAGGCGGCGCCGCCCGGGACCCCTCGGCAGACCCCGGCAGGACCCGAACGCCCCATCCCGGCTCCGGCTGTGGCCTCCATCGCCCGCTTACGGTCAGCCTCGTCCCGGCATCGTAGCAGGAGCGGGCATCGAGTCCAGGCTGGGCTTTGCCCAGTCCTCACCCCAATCTCAACCCCAGTCCGGCCGAGAGCCGCAACCCTCCCGCCGGGGCAGAGAGAGGCAGCCCCGCCGTGCGAGCGGGCACCGGCAGGACTCGGTCTCACAGCCCCGTCCCCGGTCGCGACCCCGCCGCAGCGCTCCGGGCTCCGAGCGGTCCCCGCCACACTGGGCCGGGGCTCACGCAGCGCCGGGCGAGGGTCCCGGGACAGCGGTACGGGGGGCGGGGCCACAGCGTGCGGGCACgggatgctgcagcaggaccGCGACGGCGGCCGGGGGTGCAGATGCCgagcactgctgggctctgccgAGGTCCCGGGTGTTGCCGCCTGTCCCCTGTCGGGAGGATGGAGGCGGCACCGGGCCCGGGATCGGTTTCAGGCCCGGGATGGCCGCGGGCACGGGGCGCTGCCGGGTGCGGGATCGCGGCCGTTCCCCGGTGCGGGATCGCGGAGCCGCCGTGTGGGGCCGGGACCCCGCAGAGCGCCCTCTGGCGGAGACGGAGCGCGGTGCGAGCGCGGCGCCCCCGCGTGGCCGCGGGACAGCGgagcggggggcggggccggcacAGGTGTGAGGAGCGGGGCCGGACGGCATAGGGGGCGGGGCCAGCTCAGGTGTGCAGGGCGGGCGTGGCTCAGGTGCGCGGGGCCCCAGGGCggctgcgcggggcggggccgaggTGATTTAGAGCCCGGAAATCAGCTCGGCCGCCATTTGCTCACTCAGAGCACGGTGCGGACGGGAGCTCCCTGTGCGGGCTCCGCAG ggccccccagTGTGATGTCGGGAAAGCCGGAGCCCCGGCGCTGTGGGGCGCTGTGTTGCACTGCAATGGGGGGACCCGCAGAGCGGGTCCGGCCCCGTGTGGGGACCCCGGCGAGGGCGGGGGCGCCGGGCTCCGGCCCTCTGGGCTTTATTAGTGCCCGGCACCCCGAGCCCCGCGGCTGCGAGGGAAGAAGGAGAGCGGGGAATGGAGAACGAGAATAG